From a region of the Podospora pseudopauciseta strain CBS 411.78 chromosome 7 map unlocalized CBS411.78m_7, whole genome shotgun sequence genome:
- a CDS encoding uncharacterized protein (EggNog:ENOG503PH0P) has translation MADYNNPYEDGQEGWDQGYSDQQYLNQQYSGTNIPRTTYIDQNALTSLATNAGPSYPYLSTGSASHDDPGSYIPPHPGLATQPWDMGPYQAWTTSQLVEYQSGYDYSYGQAPPREPSSSPSQLRCDICNENFANQKNWDRHLTSEKHLSNVGEDDPDVPKYRCACTYSVARKDNYRRHLKHCAFRIDFAYVCTCGEHTQDKEYHEQHIDNCGRKRHKKGHKW, from the exons ATGGCAGACTACAACAACCCGTACGAGGACGGTCAGGAGGGGTGGGACCAGGGGTACTCGGACCAGCAGTACTTGAACCAGCAGTACTCGGGTACTAACATTCCCCGTACGACTTACATCGACCAGAACGCCCTCACATCTCTTGCCACCAACGCAGGACCTTCGTACCCATATCTCTCTACAGGTTCAGCTAGCCACGACGACCCAGGGTCCTACATACCGCCTCACCCTGGTCTCGCCACTCAACCCTGGGATATGGGACCATATCAAGCCTGGACAACATC ACAGCTCGTGGAGTACCAGAGCGGCTACGACTACTCCTACggccaagctcctcctcgagaacccagctcatccccctcccaactcaGATGTGACATCTGCAACGAGAACTTTGCAAATCAAAAGAACTGGGACCGTCACCTCACCTCTGAGAAGCACCTCAGCAACGTCGGTGAGGACGACCCCGACGTCCCAAAGTACAGATGCGCATGCACCTACTCGGTAGCTCGGAAGGACAACTACCGCCGGCACCTCAAGCACTGCGCCTTTCGTATCGACTTTGCTTATGTCTGCACCTGTGGGGAGCACACTCAGGACAAGGAGTATCATGAGCAGCATATCGACAATTGCGGACGCAAGAGACATAAGAAAGGGCACAAATGGTAG
- a CDS encoding uncharacterized protein (EggNog:ENOG503P991): MPSFTKGRRCSLAQLLLRPAGPVPPVPIGPISPSLAQLQASPSRSLVPSRSELGDCTDDRRRSVAGGLRAPHAQGAPHLDWPPGTPQPPPRVCPSLSSTGIRISGLPATCMNLATVLDGDASGGPPTPCGSDCLLYNNLSAAEYNNLRGILNDCRQLRSSLDWMYGREAEG; this comes from the exons ATGCCTTCCTTCACCAAAGGCCGCCGCTGCTCGCTCGCTCAGCTACTTCTCCGTCCAGCAGGTCCAGTGCCCCCGGTGCCCATCGGGCCCATCTCACCGTCGTTGGCGCAGTTGCAGGCTTCGCCGTCGAGGTCACTGGTGCCGTCCCGAAGTGAACTCGGAGACTGCACCGACGACAGACGCCGCAGTGTGGCCGGCGGTCTCCGTGCCCCGCATGCTCAAGGCGCGCCCCATCTTGACTGGCCGCCAGGCACTCCCCAACCGCCCCCGAGGGTGTGCCCCAGTTTGAGTTCGACAG GCATCCGCATCAGCGGTCTTCCTGCTACCTGCATGAACCTTGCTACTGTTCTTGATGGCGACGCTTCTGGTGGACCCCCCACACCTTGCGGCTCTGACTGCCTGCTGTACAACAACCTCAGTGCCGCCGAGTACAACAACCTGCGCGGTATCTTGAACGACTGCCGGCAGCTTAGGTCTTCTCTCGACTGGATGTATGGTAGGGAGGCAGAGGGCTGA
- a CDS encoding uncharacterized protein (CAZy:GT2_Glycos_transf; EggNog:ENOG503NX1F; COG:G): MAPRQDQLRPEIPETPSSSLSLATPDPFRDPSDVDSSAQSASSRRTSGDLPVADVTPPARALTRPPPTQTIKGETITAALSQEEVFNEKAGADVEKGTQPVAFSSTDAEKAGEEAAATPRKKSRNPFKRLYERFRETYCPREEPGLVFPTGPTDDEKMMYLHTNRIPLYIFGLFSFFTLSAGMWLFSVCAPIFAWYGVFVGFLNVYLIISYFVGVVGKDWDYKSHRELVEKYPINNETAPTVDVYLPCCSEPLEIIENTYQHVIKLDWPAAKLKVYVLDDGDQPAIKALAEKYGFNYIVREDRPRLRKAGNLRWAFARTEGEFFAIFDADFCPRPDFLKELVVEHMADPKTAIIQSPQFFRVTDDQTWVEQGAGATQELFYRVVQVNRNKWGASICVGSNAVYRREALVEVGGTAEIGFSEDVHTGFGAVDRGWKVKYVPLCLATGICPNTPRSFFSQQMRWARGSTTLLTTKHFWTSNLSFIQKVCYLCGLLYYSAVSLGIFISPIPGTLLLIFRPEWFKYYNLAFAIPSIIYGSLLFRFWAKAKYGFNVQHVMIVQSYAYLTAIKDRLFGIELLWAASGDKKAHKKSNKFRNMRLLCWFWTILTIGGVISAVTYRLKNDFPWYHTLPLLILNGYNLYIVHYFLFCSWRW, translated from the exons ATGGCGCCTCGTCAGGATCAGCTTCGGCCCGAGATACCAGAGACCCCGAGTTCCAGTTTAAGCCTGGCCACTCCAGATCCTTTCAGAGACCCATCAGATGTGGACTCGTCAGCACAGAGTGCGTCTTCGAGGAGGACATCTGGA GACCTCCCCGTTGCCGATGTCACCCCTCCTGCAAGAGCACTGACACGGCCGCCCCCAACACAAACAATCAAGGGGGAGACAATC ACTGCCGCTTTATCACAGGAGGAAGTGTTCAATGAAAAGGCCGGTGCTGACGTTGAGAAGGGCACCCAGCCTGTTGCTTTCTCTTCTACTGACGCGGAGAAGGCCGGCGAGGAGGCAGCCGCTACGCCCAGAAAGAAATCCAGGAATCCATTCAAGCGTCTCTATGAACGCTTTCGGGAGACCTACTGCCCAAGGGAGGAACCAGGCTTGGTCTTCCCCACCGGGCCAACCGACGATGAGAAGATGATGTACCTGCACACGAACCGCATCCCGCTCTACATCTTTGgcctcttttccttcttcaccctctcGGCTGGCATGTGGCTCTTCTCCGTCTGCGCGCCCATTTTCGCCTGGTACGGTGTCTTTGTCGGCTTCCTCAACGTCTACCTCATCATCTCGTACTTTGTCGGTGTGGTCGGCAAGGATTGGGACTACAAGAGCCACCGGGAGCTGGTCGAGAAGTATCCGATCAACAATGAGACTGCCCCGACGGTGGATGTCTACCTGCCTTGCTGCTCTGAGCCCTTGGAGATTATCGAGAACACCTACCAGCACGTCATCAAGCTTGATTGGCCCGCGGCAAAGCTCAAGGTTTATGTCCTTGACGATGGTGACCAACCGGCCATCAAGGCTCTGGCAGAGAAGTACGGCTTCAACTACATTGTCCGTGAGGACCGTCCAAGGCTGCGCAAAGCGGGCAACCTCCGGTGGGCTTTTGCCAGGACGGAGGGGGAGTTCTTTGCCATCTTTGACGCTGATTTCTGCCCTCGTCCCGATTTCCTCAaggagcttgttgttgagcaCATGGCGGATCCCAAGACGGCTATCATCCAGAGTCCGCAGTTTTTCAGGGTGACTGATGACCAGACTTGGGTTGAGCAGGGTGCTGGAGCGACTCAGGAGTTGTTTTATCGCGTGGTGCAGGTGAACCGGAACAAATGGGGTGCGTCGATTTGTGTGGGGAGCAATGCCGTGTACAGGAGGGAGGCGCTGGTCGAGGTGGGAGGGACGGCCGAGATTGGGTTTTCGGAGGATGTTCATACTGG TTTCGGTGCTGTTGACCGCGGCTGGAAGGTCAAGTACGTGCCTCTCTGCTTGGCGACGGGCATCTGCCCCAACACCCCACGCTCCTTTTTCTCGCAGCAGATGCGCTGGGCCAGAGGCAGCACGACGCTCCTGACGACCAAGCATTTCTGGACTTCGAACCTTTCCTTCATTCAGAAGGTTTGCTATCTCTGTG GTCTCCTCTACTACTCGGCCGTCTCCCTCGGaatcttcatctcccccatcccgggcaccctcctcctcatcttccgcCCCGAATGGTTCAAGTACTACAACCTCGCCTTCgccatcccctccatcatctacGGCTCCCTGCTCTTCCGCTTCTGGGCCAAGGCCAAATACGGCTTCAACGTCCAGCACGTCATGATAGTCCAGTCGTACGCCTACCTCACAGCCATCAAGGACCGCCTGTTTGGGATTGAGCTCCTCTGGGCGGCGTCGGGCGACAAGAAGGCGCACAAGAAGAGCAACAAGTTCAGAAACATGAGACTGCTCTGTTGGTTCTGGACGATACTGACGATCGGCGGTGTGATTAGCGCGGTGACGTACAGGTTAAAGAATGACTTTCCTTGGTATCACACGCTGCCGTTGTTGATACTGAATGGGTATAATTTGTATATTGTGCATtactttttgttttgttcttGGAGGTGGTAA
- a CDS encoding uncharacterized protein (EggNog:ENOG503NWAI; COG:E) has protein sequence MADHLAVLNMPIEALQRSHRHLSFEPFTLLSALSAVTERSASRPQPRLHTTNRTTLPAASPAWTTSPPAEQPEHRHDRQSGICQRILGWMSIWSILSGTSEPGFYEVVTGLWDSFADDAFDSQSQVRDLLDPSKLHVLNHKGESQSEGPLNIARPVQGWPVIVQAGQSEPGNSLPQRRQRWCFVRRGIFKVRRNCMRISREGQRKYGRNRDSLRILPAALVIVGDTVQDAKEKRLKLDSLVHYDSAIASLSIALGSDASRVRS, from the coding sequence ATGGCCGATCACCTAGCAGTCTTGAACATGCCCATCGAGGCCCTGCAGCGATCTCACCGTCACCTCTCCTTTGAGCCATTCACTCTTCTGTCCGCATTGTCCGCTGTGACAGAGAGATCGGCCTCGCGGCCACAGCCTCGACTACATACGACGAACCGTACCACGTTGCCCGCCGCTTCGCCAGCTTGGACCACCTCTCCTCCGGCAGAGCAGCCTGAACATCGTCACGACCGGCAATCCGGAATCTGCCAAAGAATTTTAGGTTGGATGAGCATATGGAGCATTCTGAGCGGTACAAGCGAGCCAGGGTTTTACGAGGTTGTCACTGGGCTGTGGGATAGTTTCGCGGACGACGCGTTCGACTCTCAGAGTCAGGTCCGGGATCTACTTGATCCTTCCAAGCTTCACGTACTCAACCACAAAGGGGAGTCTCAAAGTGAGGGGCCTTTGAACATTGCGAGACCGGTACAAGGGTGGCCAGTGATTGTTCAGGCTGGGCAGTCAGAGCCGGGAAACAGCTTGCCGCAGAGACGGCAgaggtggtgttttgttCGCCGAGGGATATTCAAGGTGCGAAGGAATTGTATGAGGATATCAAGGGAAGGGCAGAGAAAGTATGGCAGGAATAGGGACAGCTTGAGGATTCTGCCGGCCGCCTTGGTGATTGTTGGTGATACGGTTCAGGAtgccaaggagaagaggttgaagcTTGATAGCCTGGTTCATTATGATAGCGCGATTGCCTCGCTGTCCATTGCTCTTGGTAGCGATGCTTCCAGGGTTCGATCCTGA
- a CDS encoding uncharacterized protein (EggNog:ENOG503NYCR; COG:G; CAZy:AA9), with translation MRSPLGKPAPDHHVIVSNKDKYQPPLHPNIWICLSSQHNRLGSSQALAHSHLAHILVNGVLYNGFDPRPNIANFPNRVGWSSSNADDGYVGPAEYASAEIICHKSGAPPSAHAPVRAGEKVHIQWNGWPIGHVGPVLAYIAPCLNTLTDKPPLTKLDDSDPVLVPGEPGTWGSPAGKWATDVMIARNNSWQVEIPRGLKPGPYVLRHEIIALHFAKDKGGAQNYPFRCEGFYKETDEGILIDVSTSLTGYVVPGPTVAPQARPVGHEQQQQMMSRADGTPVVVVRSTVTQKWTGGAVKRTEAPVVNKGRYFRSGGWGVHFVMVDGVGKRL, from the exons ATGCGGAGCCCACTCGGCAAGCCAGCTCCAGATCATCATGTTATTGTCTCCAATAAGGATAAATATCAACCGCCTCTGCACCCCAATATCTGGATTTGCTTGTCATCCCAACACAACAGGCTGGGCT CCTCCCAAGCCTTGGCTCACTCCCACCTCGCCCACATCCTCGTCAACGGCGTGCTCTACAACGGCTTCGACCCCCGCCCCAACATCGCCAACTTCCCCAACCGGGTAGGCtggtcctcctccaacgccgacGACGGCTACGTCGGCCCGGCAGAGTACGCCTCGGCCGAGATCATCTGCCACAAGTCCGGCGCTCCCCCCTCGGCCCACGCCCCCGTTCGGGCGGGGGAAAAGGTTCACATCCAGTGGAACGGCTGGCCGATCGGCCACGTCGGCCCGGTGCTGGCTTACATCGCCCCCTGCCTCAACACGCTGACGG ACAAACCTCCGCTGACCAAGCTCGACGACTCCGACCCTGTCCTCGTGCCGGGAGAGCCGGGGACATGGGGAAGTCCGGCGGGGAAGTGGGCGACGGACGTGATGATCGCGAGGAATAACTCGTGGCAGGTGGAGATCCCGCGTGGGTTGAAGCCGGGACCCTATGTCCTCCGTCACGAGATCATCGCGCTTCACTTCGCCAAGGACAAGGGAGGCGCGCAGAATTACCCG TTTCGATGCGAGGGGTTCTACAAGGAGACGGACGAGGGGATTTTGATTGATGTGTCGACGAGCTTGACAGGGTATGTGGTTCCTGGGCCGACGGTGGCGCCTCAGGCGAGGCCGGTGGGGcatgagcagcagcagcagatgatGAGCCGGGCGGATGGGACGccggttgttgtggtgaggaGTACGGTTACGCAGAAGTGGACCGGTGGTGCTGTGAAGAGGACTGAGGCGCCGGTGGTGAATAAGGGGAGGTATTTTAGG tcggggggttggggggttcaCTTTGTCAtggttgatggggtgggaAAGCGATTGTAA
- a CDS encoding uncharacterized protein (COG:G; COG:T; EggNog:ENOG503NWU3), protein MDASSSPARPKMLPRLPRSLPSSHSIASTFSPGSSTPGSWTVSPWNRDTPDTSPPSSDAGSPKLQAKQADDSGRISPVEGSLDGQPRFGVVRSICFVGAGFVGGPTAAVIAYHNPQIQVNVVDLNEERIKSWNSAHLPIHEDGLLKVVRTARDGALNKTLVLPGLPRAIELKQRQPNLVFSTRVVDAIEEADIIFICVNTPTKTHGIGAGSMADVSAIESATRTVAKHAKEGAIIVEKSTVPCGTAQMIQDILRYYRPDVEFEVLSNPEFLAEGTAVENLMHPDRILIGSAQTLAGLRAATVVKDVYGAWVPAARIVTVNTFSSELAKLVANTMLAQRISSVNAVSAMCEELGLGADVEDVSLAIGKDARLGSKFLQAGVGFGGSCFEKDILNLAYLARELHLDVVADYWLAVLRMNEDQRRRYARNVVRELNGSLRGKKIAILGFAFKDGTNDTRNSIAVHVIKDLAMEMPREIAIFDPGCASAEIREEVEKAGLTASQLERIKILTNWRDCVQEASAVCILTQWKQFRGRKLGSATSSNKKARKLAADWATSCVADKADISEMDILALEELMRDKSSATTGDDPLERLAPLTPCPEECSHCRIGSAEAHDQEPVDWAEVAGMMQEPRWVFDGRNVVNRLELQSLGFRVRGIGKGF, encoded by the exons ATGGACGCCTCCAGCTCACCAGCAAGACCCAAGATGCTCCCTCGACTCCCGAGGTCGCTACCAAGCTCACACTCGATAGCGTCCACCTTTAGTCCGGGGAGCTCGACACCAGGATCATGGACAGTGAGCCCGTGGAATCGAGATACACCAGACACCTCGCCTCCCAGCTCCGACGCTGGCTCTCCTAAGCTCCAGGCCAAACAAGCAGATGATAGTGGGAGGATCTCTCCGGTAGAGGGCTCACTCGACGGGCAGCCGCGTTTTGGGGTCGTACGCAGTATCTGCTTCGTCGGCGCTGGTTTCGTCG GAGGACCGACGGCTGCTGTCATTGCCTACCACAACCCACAGATCCAGGTCAATGTCGTCGACCTTAACGAGGAACGAATCAAGTCGTGGAACTCGGCCCATCTTCCCATCCACGAGGATGGCCTGCTCAAAGTGGTACGAACGGCACGAGACGGCGCGCTGAACAAGACACTGGTACTGCCCGGACTGCCCAGGGCTATCGAATTAAAGCAACGGCAGCCCAACTTGGTATTCTCGACCCGTGTGGTGGACGCTATCGAGGAAGCCGACATCATTTTCATTTGCGTCAACACACCCACAAAAACACACGGTATTGGCGCGGGTTCCATGGCTGATGTGAGCGCGATTGAAAGCGCAACGCGGACTGTGGCCAAGCATGCCAAGGAAGGAGCCATCATTGTTGAGAAGAGTACTGTTCCATGTGGAACAGCACAGATGATCCAGGATATT CTTCGATACTACCGGCCAGATGTCGAGTTTGAGGTGCTCTCCAACCCGGAATTCCTAGCCGAGGGCACGGCTGTGGAAAACCTCATGCACCCTGACCGAATTCTTATCGGTAGTGCCCAGACACTTGCAGGTCTCCGTGCTGCCACCGTTGTCAAGGACGTGTATGGAGCTTGGGTGCCTGCGGCTCGCATCGTGACTGTCAACACCTTCAGCAGTGAGCTGGCCAAGCTTGTGGCAAACACCATGCTTGCTCAGCGTATCAGCAGTGTCAATGCAGTCAGCGCCATGTGCGAGGAGCTTGGGCTTGGAGCAGACGTCGAAGACGTCAGCCTCGCCATCGGAAAGGACGCACGACTGGGTTCCAAATTCCTCCAGGCTGGCGTGGGATTTGGGGGCTCCTGCTTCGAAAAGGATATCCTCAACTTGGCCTATCTTGCAAGGGAGCTCCATCTTGATGTGGTGGCCGACTACTGGCTTGCTGTGCTGAGAATGAATGAAGACCAACGGCGGCGCTATGCTCGCAATGTTGTGCGCGAGCTCAACGGGTCACTTCGAGGGAAGAAGATTGCCATCCTAGGATTCGCCTTCAAGGATGGTACTAATGACACGCGCAACAGCATTGCTGTTCACGTCATCAAAGATCTGGCCATGGAGATGCCGCGCGAGATTGCCATCTTCGATCCCGGCTGTGCGTCGGCCGAGATCCGTGAAGAGGTCGAGAAGGCGGGCTTGACCGCAAGCCAGCTCGAGCGCATCAAGATCTTGACCAACTGGAGGGATTGCGTCCAGGAAGCAAGTGCCGTGTGTATCCTGACACAGTGGAAACAATTCCGGGGCCGCAAGCTTGGCTCGGCCACGTCTAGCAACAAGAAGGCACGGAAACTGGCAGCTGACTGGGCGACAAGCTGTGTGGCAGACAAAGCTGATATCAGCGAAATGGACATCTTGGCACTGGAGGAGCTCATGAGAGACAAGTCGTCGGCGACTACCGGTGATGACCCATTGGAAAGACTGGCACCGCTTACGCCCTGTCCCGAAGAGTGTTCACATTGCCGCATCGGGAGCGCAGAGGCTCATGATCAGGAGCCAGTGGACTGGGCCGAGGTGGCCGGCATGATGCAGGAGCCGCGCTGGGTGTTCGATGGGCGGAATGTGGTGAACAGGCTGGAGCTCCAGAGTCTTGGTTTTAGAGTGAGGGGTATCGGAAAGGGTTTTTGA
- a CDS encoding uncharacterized protein (COG:S; EggNog:ENOG503P4GD), which translates to MPTPQTTTAAQTPPLTNPGNPLFPNLCLVHQLVARTIRQHPSESGSRFQENSNIPSISYDEAIDCALCYGWIDGQRKALDSLYFLQRFTPEGRTACGPSATSKKVAALT; encoded by the coding sequence ATGCCAACCCCACAAACAACGACCGCCGCTCAGACTCCACCGCTAACCAACCCCGGAAACCCTCTCTTTCCCAACCTCTGCCTCGTTCACCAGCTGGTTGCACGAACTATTCGACAACACCCCTCGGAATCTGGCTCAAGATTTCAAGAAAACTCCAACATTCCCTCCATCTCCTACGATGAGGCCATCGACTGCGCTCTCTGCTACGGCTGGATCGACGGCCAGCGCAAGGCCCTCGACTCGCTCTACTTCCTCCAGCGATTCACCCCCGAAGGAAGAACAGCATGTGGTCCAAGCGCAACGTCCAAAAAGGTTGCTGCCTTGACCTAG
- a CDS encoding uncharacterized protein (CAZy:GH12; EggNog:ENOG503P5H2; COG:G): protein MQCLGHAIVLVLLCIKQTSASSGSYDATVCNQKTYTSRSGELIYVPNAWNPDGQGFQCMSVRDSPPAFDATWKWPSAADTVHSYPHVKLTAPALPVTLSNISAMHLTGKWSMGAGSTPAPRLTVDTSALADLDVTANVAFDMFADRNADKSVKETMAETEIMIWLGRFGHAQPLGWNENRPRISLTLGNVDFTLYYGKNQRGTNVFSWVAEGNALSFSAEVSPLLQYLWREGLVSAGSFVGVVAFGSEAFRSVENVTFSATDFDMVLDTGAAPTLPPEELPKSKSGAARAAPDTRAASWSWTWLVVLNMSIIGSVGAVLL from the exons ATGCAGTGCCTGGGCCACGCAATTGTCCTGGTTCTATTATGCATCAAACAGACTTCTGCAAGCTCTGGCTCGTACGATGCAACCGTCTGCAACCAAAAGACTTATACGAGCCGATCGGGCGAGTTGATAT ATGTTCCAAACGCGTGGAATCCTGACGGCCAGGGCTTTCAGTGCATGTCG GTTCGAGACTCACCGCCGGCCTTTGATGCCACTTGGAAATGGCCCTCGGCGGCGGATACGGTGCACTCCTACCCCCACGTTAAGCTGACAGCCCCGGCTCTCCCCGTCACGCTATCCAACATCTCGGCAATGCATCTGACAGGGAAATGGTCCATGGGGGCGGGATCGACACCGGCACCGAGACTGACTGTTGATACCTCAGCCTTGGCCGACCTTGACGTGACGGCCAATGTGGCCTTCGACATGTTTGCTGATCGCAATGCGGACAAGTCTGTCAAGGAAACAATGGCCGAGACGGAAATCATGATTTGGCTCGGGAGATTTGGACATGCGCAGCCTCTTGGATGGAACGAAAACAGACCTCGCATAAGTCTCACCTTGGGCAATGTGGACTT CACCTTGTACTACGGAAAAAACCAGAGAGGTACCAACGTATTCTCGTGGGTGGCCGAGGGAAACGCGCTGAGCTTCTCGGCAGAGGTCTCGCCCCTTTTGCAATACCTCTGGCGCGAAGGCCTTGTCTCAGCCGGCTCGTTTGTCGGCGTGGTGGCTTTTGGATCAGAAGCATTCCGTTCTGTGGAAAATGTCACCTTTTCGGCCACCGACTTCGATATGGTGCTCGACACCGGAGCAGCCCCAACACTGCCGCCCGAGGAGCTCCCCAAGTCCAAGTCAGGTGCTGCTCGGGCCGCCCCAGACACTCGAGCAGCATCATGGTCATGGACATGGTTGGTAGTGTTGAACATGTCGATCATCGGAAGTGTTGGTGCTGTACTATTATAA